One Desulfuromonadales bacterium genomic window, GGAGATTTCCCGGTACGCTGCCTGGCCCGGCAGCCAAGCCTCGATGTCGAATGTCCGGGCGGCGGAGAAGCCGAGATCGCCAGTGCAGAGATCTACGACCCGGTACGGCAACTCCAGTCGACGCAGGACCTCTTCGGCGTTGTCCAGCAGCTTCTCCAGTTCCGCGTCCGATTCCTCCGGCCGCACGAACTTGACCAACTCGACCTTGTTGAACTGGTGCTGGCGGATCAACCCCCGGGTATCCTTGCCATAGGAGCCCGCTTCCTTGCGAAAGCAGGGCGTATAGGCGGCATAACAGACCGGCAGGTCGGCTCCAGCCAGAATCTCATCCCGGTGAATGTTGGTCACCGGCACCTCGGCGGTGGGAATGAGAAAGTAATCCGGCCCCTCGACATGGAAAAGATCGTCTTCAAACTTGGGGAGCTGTCCGGTCCCCGTCATGGACTCCCTGTTTACCATAAAGGGCGGCAGAATTTCAATATATTTGTGCCCCAGGGTATGCAGGTCGAGCATGAAGTTGATCAGCGCCCGCTCGAGGCGCGCCCCTGCTCCCCGATAGAGGGCGAAACGGGCACCGGTCAGCTTGCCGGCCCGCTCGAAATCGAGAATGCCGAGCTGTTCGCCGATGTCCCAGTGCGGCTTCGCCGGGAAATCGAACTCCCGTGGCACCCCCCAGCGGCGGACCTCGCGGTTGTCAGCCTCGCTGGAGCCGACCGGGGAGGACTCGTGGGGGATGTTGGGGACCATGAGCAGAAGGTTCTGCAACTCCTCTTCGACCGACTTGAGTTCATCGTCCAGACTCTTGATCCGTCCCGAAACCTCCTTCATGCGGGCGATCTCACCCTGCACCCCGCTTTTGTCCTTCGTCTGGCCGATCACGACCGACACCCGGTTCTTCTCCGCCTTGAGCGCCTCCGTCTCGCCGAGCAGATCGCGACGTCGGCGGTCGAGTTCACGGAAAGCGGAAAGATTCACCGCCTCGCCACGGGTGGCCAGGCGCCGTTCCGCTTCGTCCAGGTTATCCCGAAGGTATTTGAGGTCAAGCATCGGTTCGCTCCGCTCCCCGGCAAAAGGTGAGTGGTGAGAGAAATTCATCAGAT contains:
- the serS gene encoding serine--tRNA ligase; this translates as MLDLKYLRDNLDEAERRLATRGEAVNLSAFRELDRRRRDLLGETEALKAEKNRVSVVIGQTKDKSGVQGEIARMKEVSGRIKSLDDELKSVEEELQNLLLMVPNIPHESSPVGSSEADNREVRRWGVPREFDFPAKPHWDIGEQLGILDFERAGKLTGARFALYRGAGARLERALINFMLDLHTLGHKYIEILPPFMVNRESMTGTGQLPKFEDDLFHVEGPDYFLIPTAEVPVTNIHRDEILAGADLPVCYAAYTPCFRKEAGSYGKDTRGLIRQHQFNKVELVKFVRPEESDAELEKLLDNAEEVLRRLELPYRVVDLCTGDLGFSAARTFDIEAWLPGQAAYREISSCSNFRDFQARRAAIRFRREEGGRPELVHTLNGSGLAVGRTLVAILENYQQADGSVLIPEALRPYMGGMERIGG